The Rhodothermales bacterium genomic sequence ATGTATTTAACCAGCTTCTTCCGCTGCCCGGACGTTGCCATGGAGAGCTGCTCGAAGTCACTCCGGAATTTTTCGTCCGGCACGTAGATCCGCCGAACCGCCTCGAACACGTCCCGAGCCGTGGTCGCCACGCCACTCAGCACAGCGCTCGCCGCCTCATGGTACACGGGCTCAAGTTCGTTCGGATTGAGTCCGCTGACAACGGTATACCGAAATGAGATCACCACGACCAGTCGAAGCACGCGCTCGAACTCCTGGGGGGAGAACCGCTCGTACGCGGCGAACAGAAGCGGCGTCATCTGCTTCACTCTGAACAGATGCAGCTCGCGGATCCACTGCCGCGCCTCCTTGTGCTCCACCCACAAGGCGTGGCCAGAGTCGCTCAATGCATCAAAAAGCTCGCCCCGGTCTTCGAGCGCGTCGAGGAGTTCGAGTACCTGAGCTGGCCCCTGGACTTCGCCTCGCACGAGTTTGTAGAGCCGGCCGGTTC encodes the following:
- a CDS encoding HNH endonuclease family protein, which encodes ELTTTDLLKNYLFSRMNAGHDLEAVQRRWQRLVNTVHQERFGEFLRYHYLTRYPQIRTGRLYKLVRGEVQGPAQVLELLDALEDRGELFDALSDSGHALWVEHKEARQWIRELHLFRVKQMTPLLFAAYERFSPQEFERVLRLVVVISFRYTVVSGLNPNELEPVYHEAASAVLSGVATTARDVFEAVRRIYVPDEKFRSDFEQLSMATSGQRKKLVKYMLCRLEQDASGKPIDFETDPGTIEHILPENPSETWEESFPEEKWDEYAYRMGNLTLLTAAENRQLGQVGYNTKMDVYRKSVYVLTRAVVDAAPEAWTLPILEKRQ